A section of the Paralichthys olivaceus isolate ysfri-2021 chromosome 16, ASM2471397v2, whole genome shotgun sequence genome encodes:
- the LOC138405121 gene encoding tripartite motif-containing protein 16-like has product MAQQENQLDGERISCSICLDLLKDPVTIGCGHSYCMSCIKTHWDNEDQRGIYRCPQCRETFALRPVLVKNTMLADLVEELKKTGLQAAPADHCYAGPEDVACDFCTGRKLKALKSCLVCLASYCEKHLQPHFQSPPFKKHKLVEPSEKLQENICSRHDEVKKMFSRTDQQCICYLCSVDEHKDHDTVTAAAERTERQRELGPRRQTIQQRLQDREKHVKLLQQEEEAVNRSADKAVEDSEKIFTELIRLLEKRSSDVKQQIRSQQETEVSRVKELQEKLEQEITELKRRDDELKQLSHTEDHIQFLLNYPSLSLSESTHSSSIRIRPLRNFEDVTAAVSQVRGRLQDILSETETKILQIVSQVDVLLSQPEPKTRADFFKYSQEITLDPNTAHKQLSLSEGNRKVTLVSEEQFYPDHPDRFTDRSQVLSRESLTGRCYWEVEVEVERRGGVGVAVTYKNINRAGRSHECKFGFNDKSWRLYCYKKSYNFYHNSIKTPVSGPPSSRVGVYLDHSAGVLSFYSVSDTMTLLHRVQTTFTQPLYAGVWVFNYGCSAELCKLK; this is encoded by the coding sequence ATGGCGCAGCAAGAAAATCAACTGGACGGAGAAAGAATCTCTTGTTCGATCTGTCTGGATCTACTGAAGGATCCAGTGACTATTGGCTGTggacacagctactgtatgaGCTGTATTAAAACCCACTGGGACAATGAGGATCAGAGAGGAATCTACAGATGTCCTCAGTGTAGAGAGACCTTCGCACTGAGACCTGTCCTGGTGAAAAACACCATGTTAGCTGAtttagtggaggagctgaagaagactggactccaagctgctcctgctgatcaCTGCTATGCTGGACCTGAAGATGTGGCCTGTGATTTCTGCACTGGGAGAAAACTCAAAGCTCTCAAgtcctgtttggtttgtttggcctcttattgtgaaaaacacctCCAGCCTCATTTTCAGTCACCTCCATTTAAGAAGCACAAGCTGGTGGAGCCCTCCGAGAAGCTCCAGGAGAACATCTGCTCTCGTCACGATGAGGTAAAGAAGATGTTCTCCCGCACTGATCAGCAGTGTAtctgttatctctgctctgtggatgaaCATAAAGACCACgacacagtcacagctgcagcagaaaggactgagaggcagagagagctcgGGCCGAGGAGACAAACGATccagcagagactccaggacagagagaaacatgtgaagctgcttcaacaggaggaggaggccgtcaaccgctctgctgataaagcagtggaggacagtgagaagatcttcactgagctgatccgtctgctggagaaaagaagctctgatgtgaagcagcagatcagatcccagcaggaaactgaagtgagtcgagtcaaagagcttcaggagaaactggagcaggagatcactgagctgaagaggagagacgatgaactgaagcagctctcacacacagaggatcacaTCCAGTTTCTACTCAACTAcccctcactgtcactcagTGAATCTACACACTCATCCAGCATCAGGATCCGTCCTCTGAGGAACTTTGAGgacgtgacagcagctgtgtcacaggtcagaggtcgactaCAGGACAttctgagtgagacagagacaaagattttacagattgtGTCTCAAGTGGATGTTTTACTGTCACAACCAGAGCCCAAGACCAGAGCTGACTTCTTCAAATATTCACAGGAAATCACActggatccaaacacagcacacaaacaactgTCATTatctgagggaaacagaaaagtgacatTAGTGAGTGAAGAACAGTTTTATCCTGATCATCCAGACAGATTCACTGATAGGTCTCAGGTCCTGAGTAGAGAGAGTCTGACTGGACGTTGTtactgggaggtggaggtggaggtggagagaagaggaggagttggTGTAGCAGTCACATACAAGAATATCAACAGAGCAGGGAGGTCACATGAATGTAAATTTGGATTCAATGATAAATCTTGGAGGTTATATTGCTATAAAAAAAGTTATAACTTttatcacaacagcatcaaGACTCCAGTGTCAGGTCCTCCGTCCTCCAGAGTAGGAGTGTACCTGGATCACAGTGCAGGTGTTCTGTCCTTCTACAGCGTCTCTGACACCAtgactctcctccacagagtccagaccACATTCACTCAGCCTCTCTATGCTGGAGTTTGGGTTTTTAATTATGGATGCTCAGCTGAGTTGTGTAAACTCAAATAG
- the LOC138405125 gene encoding tripartite motif-containing protein 16-like, translated as MAQQENQLDGERFSCSICLDLLKDPVTIGCGHSYCMSCIKTHWDNEDQRGIYSCPQCRETFALRPVLVKNILIADLVEELKKTGLQAAPADHCYAGPEDVACDFCTGRKLKALKSCLDCLASYCEKHLQPHFQSPPFKKHKLVEPSEKLQENICSRHDEVMKMFCRTDQQCICYLCSVDQHKDHDTVTAAAERTERQRELGPRRQTIQQRLQDREKDVKLLQQEEEAVNRSADKAVEDSEKIFTELIRLLEKRSSDVKQQIRSQQETEVSRVKELQEKLEQEITELKRRDDELKQLSHTEDHIQFLLNYPSLSLSESTHSSSIRIRPLRYFEDVTAAVSQVRGRLQDIVSETETKILQIVSQVDVLLPQPEPKTRADFFKYPQEITLDPNTANKCLLLSEGNRKVTRMSEEQFYSDHPDRFTDWFQVLSRESLTGRCYWEVERRGGVSVAVTYKNINRAGRSDECKFGFNDKSWRLYCYKKSYNFYHNSIQTPVSGPLSSRVGVYLDHSAGVLSFYSVSDTMTLLHRVQTTFTQPLYAGVLVHYSGSSAELCKLK; from the coding sequence ATGGCGCAGCAAGAAAATCAGCTGGACGGAGAAAGATTCTCTTGTTCGATCTGTCTGGATCTACTGAAGGATCCAGTGACTATTGGCTGTggacacagctactgtatgaGCTGTATTAAAACCCACTGGGACAATGAGGATCAGAGAGGAATCTACAGCTGTCCTCAGTGTAGAGAGACCTTCGCACTGAGGCCTGTCCTGGTGAAAAACATCCTGATAGCTGAtttagtggaggagctgaagaagactggactccaagctgctcctgctgatcaCTGCTATGCTGGACCTGAAGATGTGGCCTGTGATTTCTGCACTGGGAGAAAACTCAAAGCTCTCAAGTCCTGTTTGGATTGTTTggcctcttattgtgaaaaacacctCCAGCCTCATTTTCAGTCACCTCCATTTAAGAAGCACAAGCTGGTGGAGCCCTCCGAGAAGCTCCAGGAGAACATCTGCTCTCGTCACGATGAGGTGATGAAGATGTTCTGCCGCACTGATCAGCAGTGTAtctgttatctctgctctgtggatcAACATAAAGACCACgacacagtcacagctgcagcagaaaggactgagaggcagagagagctcgGGCCGAGGAGACAAACGATccagcagagactccaggacagagagaaagatgtgaagctgcttcaacaggaggaggaggcagtcAACCGCTCTGCTGATAAAGCagtggaggacagtgagaagatcttcactgagctgatccgtctgctggagaaaagaagctctgatgtgaagcagcagatcagatcccagcaggaaactgaagtgagtcgagtcaaagagcttcaggagaaactggagcaggagatcactgagctgaagaggagagacgatgaactgaagcagctctcacacacagaggatcacaTCCAGTTTCTACTCAACTAcccctcactgtcactcagTGAATCTACACACTCATCCAGCATCAGGATCCGTCCTCTGAGGTACTTTGAGgacgtgacagcagctgtgtcacaggtcagaggtcgactaCAGGACAttgtgagtgagacagagacaaagattttacagattgtGTCTCAAGTGGATGTTTTACTGCCACAACCAGAGCCCAAGACCAGAGCTGACTTCTTCAAATATCCCCAGGAAATCACActggatccaaacacagcaaacaaatgtctgttattatctgagggaaacagaaaagtgacaaGAATGAGTGAAGAACAGTTTTATTCTGATCATCCAGACAGATTCACTGATTGGTTTCAGGTCCTGAGTAGAGAGAGTCTGACTGGACGTTGTtactgggaggtggagagaagaggaggagttaGTGTAGCAGTCACATACAAGAATATCAACAGAGCAGGGAGGTCAGATGAATGTAAATTTGGATTCAATGATAAATCTTGGAGGTTATATTGCTATAAAAAAAGTTATAACTTTTATCACAACAGCATCCAGACTCCAGTGTCAGGTCCTCTGTCCTCCAGAGTAGGAGTGTACCTGGATCACAGTGCAGGTGTTCTGTCCTTCTACAGCGTCTCTGACACCAtgactctcctccacagagtccagaccACATTCACTCAGCCTCTCTATGCTGGAGTTCTGGTTCATTATTCTGGATCCTCAGCTGAGTTGTGTAAACTCAAATAG